From the Tribolium castaneum strain GA2 chromosome 2, icTriCast1.1, whole genome shotgun sequence genome, one window contains:
- the LOC103314324 gene encoding uncharacterized protein LOC103314324 isoform X1 codes for MPSDSYKDWISIYSDDIKTTWEAERSELRKICMIYCAFQTELNRLKTTLNDEISSVKAELQKRDLLLKRKTFKGLAQSEQFTELIQLGKENQSPSLKQLNDSKSEAFLIESPNTCAFVKSPPSPILSTRTKHSPPSFNKTPKCDDSNIMECSIIEDTPDVKPKKRPKLTQKRQKLKNRSRQDTTLTQMFLKPRKPKEIDSNLPSMSLDAMINLINESSGSETDDELMGPPDGRESPDKEPEPADVTIDGLEPRDSPVNREEAPKIAFEEVVRGKQRKKLKGWSCQECENYYGALNLPPEELEKRKNECSRHRRRFKRNETYRGFWDLTFGPSPRTQSPESMVFNYKRS; via the exons ATGCCTTCAGATTCTTACAAGGACTGGATTTCCATTTACAGTGACGATATTAAGACAACATGGGAGGCAGAAAGGTCAGAACTTCGAAAAATTTGTATGATTTATTGTGCGTTTCAAACGGAACTAAACA GACTTAAAACCACGTTAAACGATGAAATATCGTCCGTTAAGGCCGAATTGCAAAAGCGGGACTTGCTGCTTAAGCGGAAAACCTTCAAAGGATT GGCACAGTCGGAACAATTCACCGAGTTAATTCAGTTGGGAAAAG AAAACCAAAGCCCTTCTTTAAAACAGCTTAATGACTCCAAAAGCGAGGCGTTTCTTATCGAGTCGCCCAACACTTGCGCGTTTGTTAAATCGCCCCCAAGCCCCATTTTGAGCACTCGCACTAAGCATTCGCCCCcttcttttaataaaacgcCCAAATGTGACGACTCAAACATCATGGAGTGTTCCATAATCGAGGACACGCCTGATGTCAAGCCAAAAAAACGGCCAAAATTGACGCAAAAAAGacagaaattgaaaaataggAGTAGACAAGACACCACTCTCACGCAGATGTTTCTGAAGCCACGGAAGCCAAA ggAAATTGATTCGAATTTGCCTTCAATGTCTCTCGACGCAATGATTAATTTGATCAATGAAAGCAGTGGTAGTGAGACTGATGACGAGCTGATGGGGCCCCCCGATGGCCGTGAAAGTCCCGACAa AGAGCCGGAGCCCGCTGATGTGACCATTGACGGCCTTGAACCGAGGGACAGTCCCGTCAA TAGAGAGGAAGCCCCAAAGATCGCGTTTGAGGAGGTGGTGCGGGGCAAACAGCGCAAAAAACTGAAGGGGTGGTCGTGCCAGGAGTGCGAAAATTATTACGGAGCCCTAAATTTGCCCCCCGAAGAGTTGGAGAAGCGGAAAAATGAGTGCTCGAGACATAGGCGTAGGTTTAAGAGGAATGAGACGTATAGGGGATTTTGGGATTTGACGTTCGGGCCCTCGCCGAGGACCCAGAGTCCGGAGTCGATGGTTTTCAATTATAAACGCAGCtaa
- the LOC662624 gene encoding ras-related protein Rab-37 isoform X1 codes for MAADDSMDDDVFEDVDSLRVSGQKSTPSPTGYRDYKPPAEVLKLCQTDVLEDCEQIVHKTILLGDSGVGKTSLLVKFDTGRFQSGNFSATVGIGFTVMLLGDSGVGKTCILMQFRDGLFLSGNYISTVGIDFRNKVVTVDQTKVKLQIWDTAGQERFRSVTHAYYRDAHALLLLYDVTNKTSFDNIRAWLSEIREYAQDDVVIMLLGNKADCGGDRAVRREDGERLAREYNVAFMETSAKSGQNVELAFLAVARELKYRQSGNRADRNTFSVQDYVKEQTQRPPCPPCTT; via the exons ATGGCAGCCGACGATAGCATGGACGACGACGTGTTCGAGGATGTCGATAGTCTGAGAGTTTCGGGACAGAAGAGCACCCCCTCTCCGACGGGGTATAGGGATTACAAGCCCCCGGCTGAAGTACTCAAACTTTGCCAGACTGACGTGCTCGAAGACTGCGAACAGATCGTCCATAAG ACGATCCTTTTGGGCGACAGCGGCGTCGGCAAGACCTCCCTGCTGGTCAAGTTCGACACCGGGCGCTTCCAGTCGGGAAACTTCTCCGCCACGGTGGGCATCGGCTTCACG GTGATGCTTTTGGGCGACTCCGGCGTGGGCAAAACGTGTATTTTGATGCAATTCCGGGACGGCCTTTTTCTTTCCGGAAATTATATTTCGACAGTAGGGATCGATTTTCGG AATAAAGTAGTTACAGTCGATCAGACCAAAGTGAAACTCCAGATATGGGACACGGCGGGCCAGGAGCGCTTCAGGAGCGTCACCCACGCTTACTACCGGGACGCTCACG CCCTTCTGCTGCTGTACGACGTCACGAACAAGACCAGCTTCGATAACATCCGCGCCTGGCTCAGCGAGATCCGCGAGTACGCCCAGGACGACGTCGTCATCATGCTCCTGG GGAACAAGGCGGACTGCGGCGGCGATCGGGCTGTGAGGAGGGAGGACGGGGAGCGGCTAGCTCGGGAGTACAACGTTGCGTTCATGGAGACGTCGGCCAAAAGCGGGCAAAACGTCGAATTGGCCTTTTTGGCCGTTGCGAG ggAGCTGAAGTATCGGCAAAGCGGCAACCGCGCCGATCGCAACACGTTCTCAGTCCAAGACTACGTCAAAGAGCAGACCCAGAGACCGCCTTGTCCTCCTTGCACCACTTAG
- the LOC662624 gene encoding ras-related protein Rab-37 isoform X3: MDTEANYRRVVRVKSTKKLAENERRNSQGGPGPLLEYSFFSRRESLKSDETYELFAKVMLLGDSGVGKTCILMQFRDGLFLSGNYISTVGIDFRNKVVTVDQTKVKLQIWDTAGQERFRSVTHAYYRDAHALLLLYDVTNKTSFDNIRAWLSEIREYAQDDVVIMLLGNKADCGGDRAVRREDGERLAREYNVAFMETSAKSGQNVELAFLAVARELKYRQSGNRADRNTFSVQDYVKEQTQRPPCPPCTT; encoded by the exons ATGGACACCGAAGCCAATTATCGGAGAGTTGTTCGCGTTAAAAGCACGAAAAAGTTGGCCGAAAATGAGCGGCGGAATAGTCAAGGGGGGCCGGGGCCGCTACTCGAGTATAGTTTTTTCAGTCGGAGGGAGTCGCTCAAAAGTGACGAAACGTACGAGCTCTTCGCCAAg GTGATGCTTTTGGGCGACTCCGGCGTGGGCAAAACGTGTATTTTGATGCAATTCCGGGACGGCCTTTTTCTTTCCGGAAATTATATTTCGACAGTAGGGATCGATTTTCGG AATAAAGTAGTTACAGTCGATCAGACCAAAGTGAAACTCCAGATATGGGACACGGCGGGCCAGGAGCGCTTCAGGAGCGTCACCCACGCTTACTACCGGGACGCTCACG CCCTTCTGCTGCTGTACGACGTCACGAACAAGACCAGCTTCGATAACATCCGCGCCTGGCTCAGCGAGATCCGCGAGTACGCCCAGGACGACGTCGTCATCATGCTCCTGG GGAACAAGGCGGACTGCGGCGGCGATCGGGCTGTGAGGAGGGAGGACGGGGAGCGGCTAGCTCGGGAGTACAACGTTGCGTTCATGGAGACGTCGGCCAAAAGCGGGCAAAACGTCGAATTGGCCTTTTTGGCCGTTGCGAG ggAGCTGAAGTATCGGCAAAGCGGCAACCGCGCCGATCGCAACACGTTCTCAGTCCAAGACTACGTCAAAGAGCAGACCCAGAGACCGCCTTGTCCTCCTTGCACCACTTAG
- the LOC662624 gene encoding ras-related protein Rab-37 isoform X2, which yields MAADDSMDDDVFEDVDSLRVSGQKSTPSPTGYRDYKPPAEVLKLCQTDVLEDCEQIVHKTILLGDSGVGKTSLLVKFDTGRFQSGNFSATVGIGFTNKVVTVDQTKVKLQIWDTAGQERFRSVTHAYYRDAHALLLLYDVTNKTSFDNIRAWLSEIREYAQDDVVIMLLGNKADCGGDRAVRREDGERLAREYNVAFMETSAKSGQNVELAFLAVARELKYRQSGNRADRNTFSVQDYVKEQTQRPPCPPCTT from the exons ATGGCAGCCGACGATAGCATGGACGACGACGTGTTCGAGGATGTCGATAGTCTGAGAGTTTCGGGACAGAAGAGCACCCCCTCTCCGACGGGGTATAGGGATTACAAGCCCCCGGCTGAAGTACTCAAACTTTGCCAGACTGACGTGCTCGAAGACTGCGAACAGATCGTCCATAAG ACGATCCTTTTGGGCGACAGCGGCGTCGGCAAGACCTCCCTGCTGGTCAAGTTCGACACCGGGCGCTTCCAGTCGGGAAACTTCTCCGCCACGGTGGGCATCGGCTTCACG AATAAAGTAGTTACAGTCGATCAGACCAAAGTGAAACTCCAGATATGGGACACGGCGGGCCAGGAGCGCTTCAGGAGCGTCACCCACGCTTACTACCGGGACGCTCACG CCCTTCTGCTGCTGTACGACGTCACGAACAAGACCAGCTTCGATAACATCCGCGCCTGGCTCAGCGAGATCCGCGAGTACGCCCAGGACGACGTCGTCATCATGCTCCTGG GGAACAAGGCGGACTGCGGCGGCGATCGGGCTGTGAGGAGGGAGGACGGGGAGCGGCTAGCTCGGGAGTACAACGTTGCGTTCATGGAGACGTCGGCCAAAAGCGGGCAAAACGTCGAATTGGCCTTTTTGGCCGTTGCGAG ggAGCTGAAGTATCGGCAAAGCGGCAACCGCGCCGATCGCAACACGTTCTCAGTCCAAGACTACGTCAAAGAGCAGACCCAGAGACCGCCTTGTCCTCCTTGCACCACTTAG
- the LOC103314324 gene encoding uncharacterized protein LOC103314324 isoform X2 — protein MPSDSYKDWISIYSDDIKTTWEAERSELRKICMIYCAFQTELNRLKTTLNDEISSVKAELQKRDLLLKRKTFKGLAQSEQFTELIQLGKENQSPSLKQLNDSKSEAFLIESPNTCAFVKSPPSPILSTRTKHSPPSFNKTPKCDDSNIMECSIIEDTPDVKPKKRPKLTQKRQKLKNRSRQDTTLTQMFLKPRKPKEIDSNLPSMSLDAMINLINESSGSETDDELMGPPDGRESPDKEPEPADVTIDGLEPRDSPVKEEAPKIAFEEVVRGKQRKKLKGWSCQECENYYGALNLPPEELEKRKNECSRHRRRFKRNETYRGFWDLTFGPSPRTQSPESMVFNYKRS, from the exons ATGCCTTCAGATTCTTACAAGGACTGGATTTCCATTTACAGTGACGATATTAAGACAACATGGGAGGCAGAAAGGTCAGAACTTCGAAAAATTTGTATGATTTATTGTGCGTTTCAAACGGAACTAAACA GACTTAAAACCACGTTAAACGATGAAATATCGTCCGTTAAGGCCGAATTGCAAAAGCGGGACTTGCTGCTTAAGCGGAAAACCTTCAAAGGATT GGCACAGTCGGAACAATTCACCGAGTTAATTCAGTTGGGAAAAG AAAACCAAAGCCCTTCTTTAAAACAGCTTAATGACTCCAAAAGCGAGGCGTTTCTTATCGAGTCGCCCAACACTTGCGCGTTTGTTAAATCGCCCCCAAGCCCCATTTTGAGCACTCGCACTAAGCATTCGCCCCcttcttttaataaaacgcCCAAATGTGACGACTCAAACATCATGGAGTGTTCCATAATCGAGGACACGCCTGATGTCAAGCCAAAAAAACGGCCAAAATTGACGCAAAAAAGacagaaattgaaaaataggAGTAGACAAGACACCACTCTCACGCAGATGTTTCTGAAGCCACGGAAGCCAAA ggAAATTGATTCGAATTTGCCTTCAATGTCTCTCGACGCAATGATTAATTTGATCAATGAAAGCAGTGGTAGTGAGACTGATGACGAGCTGATGGGGCCCCCCGATGGCCGTGAAAGTCCCGACAa AGAGCCGGAGCCCGCTGATGTGACCATTGACGGCCTTGAACCGAGGGACAGTCCCGTCAA AGAGGAAGCCCCAAAGATCGCGTTTGAGGAGGTGGTGCGGGGCAAACAGCGCAAAAAACTGAAGGGGTGGTCGTGCCAGGAGTGCGAAAATTATTACGGAGCCCTAAATTTGCCCCCCGAAGAGTTGGAGAAGCGGAAAAATGAGTGCTCGAGACATAGGCGTAGGTTTAAGAGGAATGAGACGTATAGGGGATTTTGGGATTTGACGTTCGGGCCCTCGCCGAGGACCCAGAGTCCGGAGTCGATGGTTTTCAATTATAAACGCAGCtaa
- the Hpd gene encoding 4-hydroxyphenylpyruvate dioxygenase gives MTSYTDKGPKPTNGKFLCFDHLTFYVGNAKQAASYYITRLGFEPLAYKGLESGSRKYAAHVVRQNKVIFVFMSPYEPGDSEVGPHLVKHGDGVKDIAMAVENLEGIVARAKQKGAKILKDIWEESDFHGIVRFAKIQTYGDTTHTFIDRSLYRGPFLPGYVMCQEDKLAKNLPVARLDFIDHIVGNQPDGEMESVAKWYETVLQFHRFWSVDDKQVHTEYSALRSIVMSNWEENVKLPINEPAPGKKKSQIEEYVEYYGGAGVQHIALNTQDIISSVQNLMARGVEFLQVPDSYYDILREQLKHSKVKIAEDLDILQKLKILIDYDDKGYLLQIFTKNMQDRPTLFLEVIQRRNHNGFGAGNFKALFEAIEIEQAKRGNL, from the exons ATG ACTTCATACACAGACAAGGGCCCCAAG ccAACTAACGGCAAATTTTTGTGCTTCGACCATTTAACGTTTTACGTCGGAAATGCGAAACAAGCCGCTAGTTATTACATAACAAGACTGGGCTTCGAGCCTTTGGCTTACAAAGGCCTGGAGAGCGGAAGCCGCAAATATGCCGCCCATGTCGTCCGCCAGAACAAA gtcatttttgtgtttatgtcCCCTTACGAACCCGGGGACTCCGAGGTGGGGCCCCACCTGGTCAAGCATGGGGACGGCGTTAAGGACATCGCGATGGCTGTAGAAAATTTGGAGGGAATCGTTGCG cGAGCCAAACAAAAAGGTGCCAAAATACTGAAAGACATCTGGGAGGAGAGCGACTTTCACGGAATCGTCCGCTTCGCCAAAATCCAAACG tacgGCGACACTACCCATACTTTCATCGACCGCAGCCTCTACCGGGGCCCCTTCTTGCCCGGCTACGTCATGTGTCAAGAGGACAAGTTGGCGAAAAATTT GCCCGTAGCCAGGCTGGACTTCATCGACCACATCGTGGGCAACCAGCCCGACGGGGAGATGGAGTCCGTGGCGAAATGGTACGAGACGGTCCTGCAATTCCACCGCTTCTGGTCGGTGGACGACAAGCAAGTGCACACCGAATATTCGGCGTTACGGTCCATTGTGATGAGCAACTGGGAGGAGAATGTGAAGTTGCCGATCAACGAGCCCGCCCCTGGCAAGAAGAAGAGCCAGATCGAGGAGTACGTGGAGTACTATGGGGGCGCGGGGGTGCAGCACATCGCCCTCAACACGCAGGACATCATCAGCTCGGTGCAGAATTTGATGGCTAGAGGGGTTGAGTTTCTCCAAGTGCCGGACAGTTATTACGACATTCTGCGCGAGCAGCTGAAGCACAGTAAGGTGAAGATTGCCGAGGATTTggatattttgcaaaaattgaagATTCTGATTGATTATGACGACAAGGGGTATTTGCTGCAAATCTTCACCAAGAATATGCAAGACCGGCCGACTCTCTTCCTGGAGGTTATTCAAAGAAGAAACCATAAC GGATTTGGGGCCGGGAATTTCAAGGCACTATTCGAGGCGATTGAAATAGAACAAGCGAAACGTGGCAACTTGTAA